A genome region from Rhodopseudomonas boonkerdii includes the following:
- the rplD gene encoding 50S ribosomal protein L4, with translation MKLNVTTLEGKDAGSVELSEAIFGLDVRADLIQRCVNWQLAKRQAGTHKAKGRAEIARTGKKMYKQKGTGGARHGSARVPQFRGGGRAFGPVVRSHAFDLPKKVRALALKHALSAKAKDGSLIVLDQAVLEAAKTKALLGHFSGLGLTNALIIDGAELNNGFAIAARNIPNIDVLPIQGINVYDILRRQKLVLTKAALDALEARFK, from the coding sequence ATGAAGCTGAACGTCACCACGCTTGAGGGCAAGGACGCCGGTTCTGTCGAGCTGTCGGAAGCCATTTTCGGCCTCGACGTCCGCGCCGATCTGATCCAGCGCTGCGTCAACTGGCAGCTGGCCAAGCGCCAGGCCGGTACGCACAAGGCCAAGGGCCGCGCCGAAATCGCGCGCACCGGCAAGAAAATGTACAAGCAGAAGGGCACCGGCGGTGCTCGTCACGGCTCGGCCCGCGTGCCGCAGTTCCGTGGCGGTGGCCGCGCCTTCGGTCCGGTCGTGCGCTCGCATGCGTTCGATCTGCCGAAGAAGGTTCGCGCCCTCGCGCTCAAGCATGCCCTGTCGGCCAAGGCCAAGGACGGCTCGCTGATCGTTCTCGATCAGGCCGTGCTGGAAGCCGCCAAGACCAAGGCACTGCTCGGTCACTTCTCAGGCCTCGGCCTGACCAATGCGCTGATCATCGACGGCGCCGAGCTGAACAACGGGTTTGCGATCGCTGCGCGCAACATCCCGAACATCGACGTGCTGCCGATCCAGGGTATCAACGTCTATGACATCCTGCGTCGTCAGAAGCTTGTTCTGACCAAGGCAGCGCTCGATGCGTTGGAGGCGCGCTTCAAATGA
- the rplC gene encoding 50S ribosomal protein L3 produces the protein MRSGVIAQKVGMTRVFTEAGEHIPVTVLKLGNCQVLGHRTTEKNGYVALQLGSGSRKTVYMPKAERGQFAAAKVEPKRKVAEFRVSEDALLPVGAEIQADHFVAGQFVDVTGTSVGKGFAGGMKRWNFGGLRATHGVSVSHRSIGSTGGRQDPGKTFKNKKMPGHMGVDRITTLNLRVVSTDVERGLILVEGAVPGAKGGWISVRDAVKKELPKDAPKPGKFKLAGEGAAEAPAAEQEGA, from the coding sequence ATGCGCTCCGGAGTGATCGCACAGAAGGTCGGAATGACGCGGGTCTTTACAGAGGCCGGCGAGCATATCCCCGTGACCGTTCTGAAGCTTGGCAATTGCCAGGTGCTGGGTCATCGCACCACCGAGAAGAACGGCTATGTCGCTCTGCAGCTCGGTTCGGGCTCGCGTAAGACCGTCTATATGCCCAAGGCCGAGCGCGGCCAGTTCGCCGCTGCCAAGGTCGAACCGAAGCGCAAGGTCGCCGAGTTCCGCGTGTCCGAGGACGCGCTGCTCCCGGTCGGCGCCGAGATCCAGGCCGACCACTTCGTCGCCGGCCAGTTCGTCGACGTCACCGGCACCTCGGTCGGTAAGGGGTTCGCCGGCGGTATGAAGCGCTGGAACTTCGGCGGTTTGCGCGCCACGCACGGCGTGTCGGTGTCGCACCGTTCGATCGGTTCGACCGGTGGCCGTCAGGACCCGGGCAAGACCTTCAAGAACAAGAAGATGCCCGGCCACATGGGTGTCGATCGTATCACCACGCTGAACCTGCGCGTCGTTTCGACCGACGTGGAGCGTGGCCTGATCCTCGTCGAGGGTGCCGTTCCCGGCGCCAAGGGCGGCTGGATCTCGGTGCGCGACGCCGTCAAGAAGGAACTGCCGAAGGACGCGCCGAAGCCCGGCAAGTTCAAGCTGGCCGGTGAGGGCGCTGCTGAAGCACCTGCCGCCGAGCAGGAAGGAGCGTGA
- the rpsJ gene encoding 30S ribosomal protein S10, with protein MNGQNIRIRLKAFDHRILDASTREIVSTAKRTGAQVRGPIPLPTRIEKFTVNRSPHVDKKSREQFEMRTHKRLLDIVDPTPQTVDALMKLDLAAGVDVEIKL; from the coding sequence ATGAACGGCCAGAATATCCGCATTCGACTCAAGGCGTTCGACCATCGCATCCTCGATGCGTCGACCCGCGAGATCGTGAGCACTGCGAAGCGCACGGGTGCGCAGGTCCGCGGACCGATCCCGCTGCCCACGCGCATCGAGAAGTTCACGGTCAACCGTTCGCCGCACGTCGACAAGAAGAGCCGCGAACAGTTCGAGATGCGCACCCACAAGCGCCTTCTCGATATCGTCGATCCGACCCCGCAGACCGTCGATGCTTTGATGAAGCTCGACCTGGCCGCCGGTGTCGACGTCGAAATCAAGCTCTAA
- the tuf gene encoding elongation factor Tu, with protein MAKAKFERTKPHCNIGTIGHVDHGKTSLTAAITKVLAETGGASFTAYDQIDKAPEEKARGITISTAHVEYETANRHYAHVDCPGHADYVKNMITGAAQMDGAILVVSAADGPMPQTREHILLARQVGVPALVVFLNKCDMVDDPELLELVEMEVRELLSKYDFPGDDIPIVKGSALAALEDSNKALGHDAILELMKNVDAYIPQPERPVDQPFLMPVEDVFSISGRGTVVTGRVERGIVKVGEEIEIVGLKATQKTTVTGVEMFRKLLDQGQAGDNIGALLRGTKREDVERGQVLCKPGSVKPHTKFKAEAYILTKEEGGRHTPFFTNYRPQFYFRTTDVTGVVHLPEGTEMVMPGDNIAMEVHLIVPIAMEEKLRFAIREGGRTVGAGVVASIIE; from the coding sequence ATGGCCAAAGCAAAATTTGAACGTACGAAACCGCACTGCAACATCGGGACGATCGGTCACGTTGACCACGGCAAGACGTCGTTGACGGCAGCGATCACGAAGGTGCTCGCGGAGACGGGCGGTGCGTCGTTCACCGCTTACGACCAGATCGACAAGGCGCCGGAAGAGAAGGCGCGCGGCATCACCATTTCGACGGCGCATGTGGAATACGAGACCGCGAACCGCCACTACGCCCACGTCGACTGCCCCGGCCACGCGGACTATGTGAAGAACATGATCACGGGCGCGGCGCAGATGGACGGCGCGATCCTGGTGGTGTCGGCGGCCGACGGCCCGATGCCGCAGACCCGCGAGCACATCCTGCTGGCCCGCCAGGTCGGCGTGCCGGCGCTGGTGGTGTTCCTGAACAAGTGCGACATGGTCGACGATCCGGAACTGCTCGAGCTCGTGGAAATGGAAGTCCGCGAACTGCTGTCGAAGTACGACTTCCCGGGCGACGACATTCCGATCGTCAAGGGTTCGGCGCTGGCCGCGCTCGAAGACTCGAACAAGGCGCTCGGCCACGACGCGATCCTCGAGCTGATGAAGAACGTCGACGCCTACATCCCGCAGCCGGAGCGTCCGGTGGACCAGCCGTTCCTGATGCCGGTGGAAGACGTGTTCTCGATCTCGGGCCGCGGCACCGTGGTGACCGGCCGTGTCGAACGCGGCATCGTCAAGGTGGGCGAGGAAATCGAGATCGTCGGCCTGAAGGCGACGCAGAAGACCACGGTCACGGGCGTGGAAATGTTCCGCAAGCTGCTCGATCAGGGCCAGGCGGGCGACAACATCGGCGCGCTGCTGCGCGGCACCAAGCGTGAAGACGTGGAGCGCGGCCAGGTGCTGTGCAAGCCGGGTTCGGTGAAGCCGCACACCAAGTTCAAGGCCGAGGCCTACATTCTGACGAAGGAAGAGGGTGGCCGTCACACGCCGTTCTTCACCAACTATCGTCCGCAGTTCTACTTCCGCACCACCGACGTGACCGGTGTGGTGCATCTGCCGGAAGGCACCGAGATGGTGATGCCGGGCGACAACATCGCCATGGAAGTGCACCTGATCGTGCCGATCGCGATGGAAGAGAAGCTGCGCTTCGCCATCCGCGAAGGCGGCCGCACCGTCGGTGCAGGCGTCGTCGCTAGCATCATCGAGTAA
- the fusA gene encoding elongation factor G translates to MPRQNAIEDYRNFGIMAHIDAGKTTTTERILYYTGKSHKIGEVHEGAATMDWMEQEQERGITITSAATTAYWNGKRLNIIDTPGHVDFTIEVERSLRVLDGAVCVLDSNQGVEPQTETVWRQGDKYKVPRIVFANKMDKTGADFYKCLQDIIDRLGAKPVAIQLPIGAENNFKGLVDLVTMKGIVWNDESLGAKFDYVDIPEDMVEKAKEYREKMLEAAVELDDDAMAAYLDGNEPDEATLKRLLRKAVLTGAFYPVLCGSAFKNKGVQPLLDAVVDYLPSPLDVPAIKGQDEDGNEVVRKADDKEPLALLAFKIMDDPFVGTITFCRIYSGVLQSGTGVVNSTREKKERIGRMLLMHANNREDIKEAYAGDIVALAGLKEARTGDTLCDPENPVILERMEFPEPVIEIAIEPKSKADQEKLGVALAKLAAEDPSFRVSTDHESGQTILKGMGELHLDIKVDILKRTYKVDANIGAPQVAFREKITKRAEVDYTHKKQTGGTGQFARVKFVVEPGEPGSGFVFESKIVGGAVPKEYIPGVEKGLNSVMSSGVVAGFPVVDVHVQLVDGAYHDVDSSALAFEIASRAALRDALQKGKSVLLEPIMKVECVTPEDYTGSVIGDLNSRRGQIQGQDMRGNANVINAMVPLMNMFGYVNTLRSMSQGRATFSMSFDHYAEAPANVSAEVQKKFA, encoded by the coding sequence ATGCCCCGCCAAAATGCCATCGAGGACTACCGTAATTTCGGTATCATGGCGCACATCGACGCTGGCAAGACCACGACGACCGAGCGCATCCTCTATTACACCGGCAAGAGCCACAAGATCGGCGAAGTGCACGAAGGTGCCGCGACGATGGACTGGATGGAGCAGGAGCAGGAGCGTGGCATCACGATCACCTCGGCTGCGACCACCGCCTATTGGAACGGCAAGCGCCTGAATATCATCGACACCCCCGGCCACGTCGACTTCACCATCGAAGTCGAGCGTTCGCTGCGCGTGCTCGACGGCGCCGTGTGCGTTCTCGACTCCAACCAGGGCGTCGAGCCGCAGACCGAAACCGTCTGGCGCCAGGGCGACAAGTACAAGGTTCCGCGGATCGTCTTCGCCAACAAGATGGATAAGACCGGCGCTGACTTCTACAAGTGCCTGCAGGACATCATTGATCGTCTCGGTGCGAAGCCGGTTGCGATCCAGCTGCCGATCGGCGCCGAGAACAACTTCAAGGGCCTCGTCGATCTCGTCACCATGAAGGGCATCGTCTGGAACGATGAATCCCTCGGTGCGAAGTTCGACTATGTCGATATTCCGGAAGACATGGTCGAGAAGGCCAAGGAATATCGCGAGAAGATGCTGGAAGCCGCCGTCGAGCTCGATGACGACGCCATGGCAGCTTACCTCGACGGCAACGAGCCGGATGAAGCGACGCTCAAGCGTCTGCTCCGCAAGGCCGTGCTGACCGGCGCTTTCTATCCCGTGCTCTGCGGCTCGGCCTTCAAGAACAAGGGCGTACAGCCGCTGCTCGACGCCGTCGTCGATTATCTGCCGTCGCCGCTCGACGTTCCGGCCATCAAGGGCCAGGACGAAGATGGCAACGAGGTCGTCCGCAAGGCTGACGACAAGGAGCCGCTGGCTCTGCTCGCGTTCAAGATCATGGACGACCCGTTCGTCGGCACCATCACCTTCTGCCGCATCTATTCGGGTGTTCTGCAGTCGGGCACCGGCGTCGTGAACTCGACCCGTGAGAAGAAAGAGCGTATCGGCCGCATGCTGCTGATGCATGCGAACAACCGTGAAGACATCAAGGAAGCCTATGCCGGCGACATCGTCGCGCTGGCCGGCCTCAAGGAAGCCCGTACCGGTGACACGCTGTGCGATCCGGAAAACCCGGTCATCCTCGAGCGCATGGAATTTCCGGAGCCGGTGATCGAAATCGCCATCGAGCCGAAGTCGAAGGCCGACCAGGAAAAGCTGGGCGTGGCTCTCGCCAAGCTCGCTGCGGAAGATCCGTCGTTCCGCGTGTCGACCGACCACGAGTCCGGCCAGACCATCCTGAAGGGCATGGGCGAACTCCATCTCGACATCAAGGTCGACATCCTGAAGCGTACCTACAAGGTCGATGCCAACATCGGCGCTCCGCAGGTGGCGTTCCGTGAGAAGATCACGAAGCGCGCCGAAGTCGACTACACCCACAAGAAGCAGACCGGTGGTACCGGCCAGTTCGCCCGCGTCAAGTTCGTGGTCGAGCCGGGCGAGCCGGGTTCGGGTTTCGTATTCGAGTCGAAGATCGTCGGTGGTGCGGTTCCGAAGGAATACATCCCGGGCGTCGAAAAGGGCCTCAACAGCGTGATGTCGTCGGGCGTGGTCGCGGGCTTCCCCGTGGTCGACGTTCACGTCCAGCTGGTGGACGGCGCTTACCACGACGTCGACTCGTCGGCGCTGGCGTTCGAAATCGCATCGCGTGCGGCTCTCCGTGACGCTCTGCAGAAGGGCAAGTCCGTTCTGCTCGAGCCGATCATGAAGGTCGAATGCGTGACGCCGGAAGACTACACCGGTTCGGTCATCGGCGATCTGAATTCCCGCCGTGGCCAGATCCAGGGCCAGGACATGCGCGGCAACGCCAACGTCATCAACGCGATGGTGCCGCTCATGAACATGTTCGGTTACGTGAACACGCTGCGCTCCATGAGCCAGGGTCGTGCAACGTTCTCGATGTCATTCGATCACTACGCTGAAGCGCCGGCAAACGTGTCGGCCGAAGTCCAGAAGAAGTTTGCCTGA
- the rpsG gene encoding 30S ribosomal protein S7: MSRRHSAEKRVVNPDPKFGNIIVTKFMNSIMYDGKKSAAEQIVYGAFDIIEAKTKQGPLTVFEQALENVMPTIEVRSRRVGGATYQVPVEVRSVRRQALGIRWLITAARARNEKTMTERLSAELLDASNNRGNAVKKREDVHKMAEANRAFSHYRW, translated from the coding sequence ATGTCTCGTCGCCATTCCGCTGAAAAGCGCGTTGTGAACCCGGATCCGAAGTTCGGGAACATCATCGTGACCAAGTTCATGAATTCGATCATGTATGACGGCAAGAAGTCTGCCGCCGAACAGATCGTCTACGGTGCCTTCGATATCATCGAGGCCAAGACCAAGCAGGGGCCGCTCACCGTGTTCGAGCAGGCGCTCGAAAACGTCATGCCGACCATCGAAGTGCGTTCGCGCCGCGTGGGTGGTGCGACCTATCAGGTGCCGGTCGAAGTGCGTAGCGTGCGTCGTCAGGCGCTCGGCATTCGCTGGCTGATCACCGCCGCGCGCGCCCGCAACGAAAAGACCATGACCGAGCGTCTCTCTGCAGAGCTGCTCGACGCCTCCAACAACCGCGGCAACGCCGTGAAGAAGCGTGAAGACGTGCACAAGATGGCGGAAGCCAACCGCGCGTTCTCGCACTATCGCTGGTAA
- the rpsL gene encoding 30S ribosomal protein S12 → MPTINQLIANPRVIQKARKKVPALQQSPQKRGVCTRVYTTTPKKPNSALRKVAKVRLTNGFEVIGYIPGEGHNLQEHSVVMIRGGRVKDLPGVRYHILRGVLDTQGVKNRKQRRSKYGAKRPK, encoded by the coding sequence ATGCCGACGATCAACCAGCTGATCGCAAATCCGCGGGTCATTCAGAAGGCGCGCAAGAAGGTGCCGGCGCTGCAGCAGTCGCCGCAGAAGCGCGGCGTTTGCACGCGCGTCTACACCACGACCCCGAAGAAGCCGAACTCGGCGCTTCGTAAGGTCGCAAAGGTGCGTCTGACCAATGGCTTCGAAGTCATCGGTTACATCCCGGGTGAAGGTCATAACCTCCAGGAGCACTCGGTGGTCATGATCCGCGGCGGCCGCGTCAAGGACTTGCCGGGCGTTCGCTACCACATTCTCCGCGGCGTGCTGGATACCCAGGGCGTCAAGAACCGTAAGCAGCGTCGTTCGAAGTACGGCGCGAAGCGTCCGAAGTAA
- a CDS encoding RidA family protein encodes MTKRDAIFPAGRQALYEINRYSAAIRSGDLLFVSGQVGSRADGSPEPDFAKQVQLAFDNLGNVLKAAGAGLDDIVDVTTFHTDPEAQFGTVNAIRAEIFPDHPYPNWTAVGVNWLAGFDFEIKVIARMP; translated from the coding sequence ATGACCAAACGCGATGCAATTTTCCCCGCCGGCCGGCAGGCCCTTTACGAGATCAACCGCTATTCCGCAGCGATCCGCTCCGGGGATCTTCTTTTCGTCTCCGGCCAGGTCGGGAGCAGGGCGGACGGCTCCCCGGAACCGGATTTCGCCAAGCAGGTCCAGTTGGCCTTCGATAACCTCGGGAACGTTCTGAAGGCGGCTGGAGCCGGTTTGGACGACATCGTCGACGTCACGACCTTCCATACCGATCCGGAGGCCCAGTTCGGGACGGTGAACGCCATCCGTGCGGAGATCTTCCCGGACCACCCTTATCCGAACTGGACGGCGGTGGGCGTGAACTGGCTCGCGGGTTTCGATTTCGAGATCAAGGTCATTGCCCGCATGCCTTAA
- a CDS encoding TetR/AcrR family transcriptional regulator encodes MVEETRGKLIQAARKAFAIKGYAAASMDDLTRDAGLTRGALYHNFGDKKGLLQAVIDQIDAEMLARMRETSSQAATPWLAFLTEGIAYIEMALEPEIQRIMLLDGPAVLGDPSQWPNQTACLRTTTQAIEQLIADGVVKDVDAEAAARLINGAALNAALWVAAAKEPAAVLPKAVTAFRELASGLLRTES; translated from the coding sequence ATGGTGGAGGAAACCCGGGGCAAGCTGATCCAGGCCGCCCGCAAGGCCTTCGCGATCAAAGGCTATGCGGCAGCCTCGATGGACGACCTCACCAGGGACGCCGGCCTGACGCGCGGCGCGCTCTATCACAACTTTGGTGACAAAAAGGGACTTCTGCAGGCGGTCATCGACCAGATCGATGCCGAGATGCTGGCGCGGATGCGGGAGACGTCAAGTCAGGCGGCAACGCCCTGGCTCGCATTCCTCACCGAAGGGATCGCCTATATCGAGATGGCGCTCGAGCCGGAAATCCAGCGCATCATGCTGCTGGACGGCCCCGCAGTGCTCGGCGATCCCTCGCAATGGCCTAACCAGACGGCGTGCCTGCGCACGACGACGCAGGCGATCGAGCAGCTGATCGCGGATGGTGTCGTGAAGGACGTGGATGCGGAGGCCGCGGCTCGGCTGATCAATGGCGCCGCGCTGAACGCCGCGCTGTGGGTAGCGGCGGCGAAAGAGCCCGCCGCGGTGCTGCCGAAGGCGGTAACGGCGTTCCGGGAATTGGCGTCGGGATTGTTGCGGACGGAGAGCTGA